In uncultured Methanobrevibacter sp., a genomic segment contains:
- the dcd gene encoding dCTP deaminase: protein MTVLCDKDIMARWEELFPFTNSLLAVFQKRVQPASVDLRLGVELKRINGETIQFNEEGYLLKPGEFILGSTIEYLTIPDDIVARVEGRSSIGRLGVMVHITAGYIDPGFEGNITLELFNCSDKPFKLCYGDCLCQIVFETLSSPCECPYNGKYQGDTGVVCSRWNK from the coding sequence ATGACGGTATTATGTGACAAGGATATAATGGCTAGATGGGAAGAGTTATTTCCTTTTACTAATAGCTTATTAGCGGTTTTTCAAAAGCGAGTTCAACCTGCAAGTGTTGATTTAAGATTAGGCGTGGAACTTAAAAGGATTAATGGTGAAACAATACAGTTCAACGAGGAAGGTTACTTATTGAAGCCTGGAGAATTCATATTAGGCTCAACAATAGAATACCTAACAATACCTGATGATATTGTTGCTCGTGTTGAAGGAAGATCCAGCATTGGCAGACTCGGGGTGATGGTTCATATAACTGCAGGATACATTGACCCAGGATTCGAAGGCAATATTACTTTGGAATTGTTTAATTGTAGTGATAAACCTTTTAAATTATGTTATGGTGACTGTTTATGTCAGATAGTCTTTGAAACACTATCAAGTCCTTGTGAGTGTCCTTATAATGGAAAATATCAAGGTGATACGGGTGTTGTTTGTAGTAGGTGGAATAAATGA
- a CDS encoding ERCC4 domain-containing protein, translated as MDIIVDSREQKRIEEAKKFYNNVTVKELPVGDYVFNKQVVFEYKTLPDFVGSIMTGRIFNQAINQSETYPYHFIIIELGTSNINKQLRSLHYASGLKTSKYQLYGAISRLNTYTTVIPVFGDVVECFKMMKIQAEKCLDHKPVMRKNSNKIDNPAANFLASSISRIDSVRAEQITSELGLYSLNDLLNITYDDLTSIPGIGDKIAENVIKQLQGGNRN; from the coding sequence ATGGATATAATAGTAGATAGTAGAGAACAAAAAAGAATAGAAGAAGCCAAAAAATTCTATAATAATGTCACCGTTAAAGAATTACCTGTAGGTGATTACGTCTTCAATAAACAAGTAGTATTTGAATATAAGACATTACCTGACTTTGTAGGAAGTATAATGACAGGTAGGATATTTAATCAAGCAATCAATCAAAGTGAAACATACCCTTATCATTTCATAATTATTGAATTAGGTACAAGTAACATAAACAAACAATTACGTAGTTTACATTATGCTAGTGGATTAAAAACAAGCAAATACCAACTTTACGGAGCAATCAGTAGACTAAACACATATACAACAGTAATCCCTGTGTTTGGTGATGTGGTAGAATGTTTCAAGATGATGAAAATACAAGCAGAAAAATGTTTAGATCATAAACCTGTTATGAGGAAAAATAGTAATAAGATTGATAATCCTGCTGCTAATTTTCTTGCTTCAAGTATTTCTCGTATTGATTCAGTACGTGCAGAACAAATAACAAGTGAATTAGGATTATACAGTTTAAACGACTTACTTAACATCACATATGATGATTTAACAAGTATACCTGGTATAGGGGATAAAATAGCAGAAAATGTGATAAAACAATTACAAGGAGGGAATAGGAATTGA